Proteins encoded within one genomic window of Burkholderiaceae bacterium:
- a CDS encoding Multicopper oxidase produces the protein MKMLPWPAATPSRRRFVQGIAMGGVAASFDLLRPSNAWALTSPSHPAVLSGTDFALDIAETLVNYTGAARLATTVNGGIPGPTLRLKEGTTVTLRVTNRLRVPTSIHWHGIIVPFREDGVPGISFPGIAPGETFTYRFPVRQSGTYWYHSHSGFQEQTGLYGPLVIEPAGPDRHPADRDYVVMLNDWSDASPEHIFATLKRQSDYYNFAQPTVPEFFRDVREQGLSQALATRRMWNQMRMYPSDLSDVTGYTYTYLMNGTAPAGNWTGLFKPGEKVRLRFINGSSMTIFDVRIPGLKMTVISADGQDVEPVPVDEFRIAVAETYDVIVEPQDERAYTLFAQSIDRTGYARGTLAPRSGMQSEVPAMDPRMPVSMVDMMGAMAQGGAGHGSTHGMSGMAGMQDMPGMDMGGEAAAPVVRHARTEYHNPGVDMHVDLPRTNLDDPGTGLRDNGRRVLTYADLHTLGGSIDKREPSREIELHLTGNMERYMWSFDGVKFSDAKPVHFRSGERLRIVLVNDTMMNHPIHLHGMWSELENPDGQFQVRKHTINVQPAQRIAYGVSADNLGRWAYHCHMLYHMEAGMFREVVVS, from the coding sequence ATGAAAATGCTTCCCTGGCCAGCGGCCACCCCGTCGCGGCGACGTTTCGTTCAGGGCATCGCCATGGGCGGCGTCGCCGCCAGTTTTGACCTGCTGCGTCCTTCGAACGCCTGGGCGCTGACCAGCCCCAGCCATCCTGCGGTCCTTAGCGGCACCGACTTCGCGCTCGACATCGCTGAAACGCTGGTCAATTACACCGGTGCGGCGCGCCTGGCTACCACCGTGAATGGCGGCATCCCCGGCCCGACCCTGCGCTTGAAGGAAGGCACCACGGTGACCCTGCGCGTCACCAACCGGCTGCGCGTGCCGACCTCGATCCATTGGCACGGCATCATCGTGCCGTTTCGCGAGGACGGCGTGCCCGGCATCAGCTTCCCCGGCATCGCGCCGGGCGAGACGTTCACCTACCGCTTCCCGGTGCGTCAAAGCGGCACCTATTGGTACCACTCGCACTCGGGCTTTCAGGAACAGACCGGGCTGTATGGGCCGCTGGTGATCGAGCCGGCCGGACCGGATCGCCATCCCGCCGATCGCGACTACGTGGTGATGCTCAACGACTGGAGCGACGCCAGCCCCGAGCACATCTTCGCCACGCTGAAGCGCCAGAGCGACTACTACAACTTCGCGCAGCCCACCGTGCCCGAGTTCTTCCGCGACGTGCGCGAACAGGGGCTGAGCCAGGCGCTGGCGACGCGCCGGATGTGGAATCAGATGCGCATGTATCCGAGCGATCTCAGCGACGTCACGGGTTACACCTACACCTACCTGATGAACGGCACCGCCCCGGCCGGCAACTGGACCGGCCTGTTCAAGCCCGGCGAGAAGGTGCGCCTGCGTTTCATCAACGGCTCATCGATGACGATCTTCGATGTACGCATTCCGGGCCTGAAGATGACGGTGATCTCCGCCGATGGCCAGGATGTCGAGCCGGTGCCGGTCGATGAATTCCGCATCGCGGTGGCCGAGACCTACGACGTGATCGTCGAGCCGCAGGACGAGCGCGCCTACACGCTGTTCGCGCAATCGATCGACCGCACCGGCTACGCCCGCGGCACACTCGCACCGCGTTCCGGCATGCAGTCGGAGGTGCCGGCGATGGATCCGCGCATGCCCGTGAGCATGGTGGACATGATGGGCGCGATGGCACAGGGCGGCGCCGGGCACGGCAGCACGCATGGGATGTCGGGTATGGCCGGAATGCAGGATATGCCCGGCATGGACATGGGCGGCGAGGCGGCTGCGCCCGTGGTGCGTCACGCCCGCACCGAATATCACAACCCGGGCGTCGACATGCACGTGGACCTGCCGCGCACCAATCTCGACGACCCAGGCACGGGACTGCGCGACAACGGCCGTCGCGTGCTCACCTATGCCGACCTGCACACCCTCGGCGGCTCGATCGACAAACGGGAACCAAGCCGCGAGATCGAGCTGCATCTCACCGGCAACATGGAGCGCTACATGTGGTCGTTCGACGGCGTGAAGTTCTCCGACGCCAAGCCGGTGCACTTCCGCAGTGGCGAGCGGCTGCGCATCGTGCTGGTCAACGACACCATGATGAACCACCCGATCCACCTGCACGGCATGTGGAGCGAGCTGGAAAACCCGGACGGACAGTTCCAGGTGCGCAAGCACACGATCAACGTGCAGCCCGCGCAACGCATCGCCTATGGGGTGAGCGCGGACAACCTCGGCCGCTGGGCCTACCACTGCCACATGCTTTATCACATGGAAGCGGGCATGTTCCGCGAGGTGGTGGTGTCATGA
- a CDS encoding Copper resistance protein B, which produces MKHRRIASCLRHTPLLAVLLFVPPIAAHAQHAPASSSHGMGAMPGIPHENTDHATHGGKQETAPTQGTTMGPMQGGSAPPNARSPDYSDGVGYGDMAGMDMADNAPLAMLRIDQLEAFHGRDANGQRWNAQGWWGNDLNKLWVRTEGERSGGKLEDGDVEVFWSRAVATFWNRQLGVRQDFGEGPQRTWAALGVQGLAPYWFDVEATGYVGPGGRTAARLRAEYELLFTQRLILQPELEVNLYGKDDPQRRIGSGVSDLQLGLRLRYEAHRQFAPYIGVNWIRRFGAAADYALQDGRPVFDQQIVAGVRIWF; this is translated from the coding sequence ATGAAACATCGACGAATCGCTTCGTGTCTGCGACATACCCCGCTGCTGGCAGTGCTGCTGTTCGTTCCGCCGATCGCCGCGCACGCGCAGCATGCGCCGGCGTCATCGAGCCACGGCATGGGCGCGATGCCCGGCATCCCGCACGAGAACACGGACCACGCGACGCACGGCGGCAAGCAAGAGACGGCGCCGACGCAGGGCACGACGATGGGGCCGATGCAGGGCGGCAGTGCGCCGCCGAATGCGCGCAGCCCCGACTATTCCGATGGCGTTGGCTACGGCGACATGGCCGGCATGGACATGGCCGACAACGCACCGCTGGCCATGCTGCGGATCGACCAGCTGGAGGCCTTTCACGGCCGGGATGCGAACGGCCAGCGCTGGAACGCGCAGGGCTGGTGGGGCAACGACCTGAACAAGCTGTGGGTCCGCACCGAAGGCGAGCGCAGCGGCGGCAAGCTGGAAGACGGCGACGTGGAGGTGTTCTGGAGTCGTGCTGTCGCCACGTTCTGGAACCGTCAGCTCGGCGTGCGGCAGGACTTCGGCGAAGGCCCGCAGCGGACCTGGGCCGCGCTCGGTGTGCAGGGCCTGGCGCCATACTGGTTCGACGTCGAGGCCACCGGCTATGTCGGCCCCGGCGGCCGCACCGCGGCGCGGCTGCGCGCCGAATACGAACTGCTGTTCACCCAGCGCCTGATCCTGCAGCCGGAGCTTGAGGTCAACCTCTACGGCAAGGACGATCCACAGCGCCGCATCGGCAGCGGCGTGTCCGACCTGCAACTCGGTCTGCGGCTGCGCTACGAGGCTCACCGCCAGTTCGCGCCCTACATCGGCGTGAACTGGATCCGGCGCTTCGGAGCCGCCGCCGATTACGCGCTGCAGGACGGTCGCCCCGTGTTCGACCAGCAGATCGTGGCCGGCGTGCGTATCTGGTTCTGA
- a CDS encoding Cytochrome c family protein: MKRKMGSIVTVGVTVAATLGVLVVGAGVFVYSGVYDIGADDAHTRPMSAVLQTLRERAIEVRAKDLAVPDLGDPQLVLKGAGQYAAMCAGCHLAPGRKDSELRMGLYPQPPNLSRERVDPKQAFWIIKHGIKMSAMPAWGRSHDDPTIWSMVAFLQKLPDMTPAEYQDMVAKAPPDEDMDMGDEGGHSHGADGMKDMDMHR, encoded by the coding sequence ATGAAACGGAAAATGGGATCTATTGTCACGGTCGGCGTCACGGTTGCCGCCACGTTAGGCGTGCTGGTCGTCGGCGCCGGCGTGTTCGTCTATTCAGGCGTCTACGACATCGGTGCCGACGATGCCCACACCCGGCCGATGTCGGCCGTGCTGCAGACCCTGCGCGAACGCGCGATCGAAGTGCGTGCCAAGGATCTCGCGGTGCCCGACCTTGGCGATCCGCAACTGGTGCTGAAGGGAGCCGGACAGTATGCGGCGATGTGCGCGGGCTGCCACCTGGCGCCGGGCAGGAAGGATTCGGAGCTCCGCATGGGCCTGTATCCGCAGCCGCCGAACCTGTCGCGCGAGCGGGTCGATCCGAAGCAGGCGTTTTGGATCATCAAGCACGGCATCAAGATGAGTGCGATGCCAGCCTGGGGACGCAGCCACGACGACCCGACGATCTGGAGCATGGTCGCGTTCCTGCAGAAACTCCCCGACATGACGCCGGCAGAGTACCAAGACATGGTCGCGAAGGCCCCGCCGGACGAAGACATGGACATGGGCGACGAGGGCGGACACAGCCACGGCGCCGACGGCATGAAAGACATGGACATGCACCGATAG
- a CDS encoding RecA/RadA recombinase, whose protein sequence is MAVSVPVLSQAPRPVDLPQVWHAAELGRAEGAVLPTGHLALDAQLPGGGWPLGAMVELLQPCPGAHEWQLLLPALARRAGDHSGPVVLVGAPHVPFGPALAARGLPPGRLLWVDAVAPAARLWACEQALRCADVVAVLAWLPQARAGALRRLHMAAQGGGKLFFVFRSVAAQHESSAAPLRLRLGGLETMTVDIFKRRGPPLLASLRLPARAPRLAALLAASHARRLQTPALVAARTTLPAKGAELARGGRRSPVPTAAVLSFRPGHALDRIAAAA, encoded by the coding sequence ATGGCCGTCTCGGTTCCCGTCCTCTCACAGGCGCCCCGGCCGGTCGATCTGCCGCAGGTCTGGCACGCCGCCGAATTGGGGCGCGCCGAAGGCGCGGTGCTTCCCACCGGCCATCTGGCGCTCGACGCGCAACTGCCCGGTGGCGGCTGGCCGCTCGGGGCGATGGTCGAGTTGCTGCAGCCGTGTCCCGGCGCGCACGAGTGGCAACTGCTGTTGCCGGCGCTGGCCCGGCGCGCTGGCGATCACAGCGGCCCGGTGGTGCTGGTGGGCGCGCCTCATGTGCCGTTCGGCCCGGCACTGGCGGCGCGCGGCCTGCCGCCAGGGCGCCTGTTGTGGGTCGATGCCGTGGCGCCGGCCGCACGGCTGTGGGCCTGCGAGCAGGCCTTGCGCTGCGCTGACGTGGTTGCTGTTCTGGCCTGGCTGCCGCAGGCCCGCGCCGGCGCCTTGCGGCGCCTGCACATGGCCGCGCAGGGCGGCGGCAAGCTGTTTTTTGTATTTCGCTCCGTCGCGGCGCAGCACGAGTCCTCTGCCGCCCCGCTGCGCCTGCGGCTCGGTGGCCTGGAGACGATGACGGTGGACATCTTCAAGCGCCGTGGCCCGCCGCTGCTGGCGTCGCTGCGGCTGCCTGCGCGCGCGCCGCGGCTGGCGGCCTTGCTCGCGGCCAGCCATGCAAGACGTTTGCAAACCCCCGCGCTTGTCGCTGCGCGTACGACGCTGCCTGCCAAGGGGGCCGAACTTGCTCGGGGCGGCCGGCGTTCACCCGTGCCAACGGCCGCGGTGCTTTCTTTTAGGCCAGGTCATGCACTGGATCGCATTGCTGCCGCAGCCTGA
- a CDS encoding DNA polymerase IV-like protein ImuB yields the protein MLPQPEPGQPPDAVALGWWALQFTPRVTLVDEAVLLEVSGSERLWGGRERLLARICKENRPPALAIHGQGATSFIAIALLRLAAQGQSTPRDVPDGLPLDTLGAARPHLHTLARLGCRSWGQLRALPRGGVARRFGAPLLAALDAAYGSRPESHDWLILPEVFELACELPALVDTAPALLFGAQRLLGRLRAWLQARHRGVLALELAWSFDVRRVNGVAVPAAQPLLIRTAEPTQDMTHLGRLMAEQLARITLPAPVHSLRLRSLETASLVMASVSLLPAERTPGDSLHQLVERLSARLGSQQVVCLQPLADHRPERMQGRVAAQDAIQKLAARVVSTRAAGTNNVQEAALYPTWLLREPLRLALQGERPQHLGPLRLLAGPQRLEAGWWGPGAESSTALRDYFIAQNEQAGLLWIYRERLAAEPAEVRWFLHGIYA from the coding sequence TTGCTGCCGCAGCCTGAGCCGGGCCAGCCGCCGGACGCCGTGGCGCTGGGCTGGTGGGCGCTGCAGTTCACGCCGCGCGTGACGCTGGTGGACGAGGCCGTGCTGCTGGAGGTCTCGGGCAGCGAGCGCCTGTGGGGCGGGCGGGAGCGCTTGCTGGCCCGGATTTGCAAGGAAAATAGGCCTCCAGCCCTTGCCATTCATGGACAAGGCGCTACATCATTCATAGCAATCGCGTTGCTGCGGCTGGCTGCGCAAGGCCAGAGCACGCCTCGCGATGTACCCGATGGCCTGCCCCTGGACACGCTGGGCGCGGCGCGGCCTCACCTGCACACGCTGGCGCGGCTCGGCTGCCGCAGCTGGGGCCAGCTGCGCGCGCTGCCGCGCGGCGGGGTGGCGCGGCGCTTCGGCGCCCCCTTGCTCGCGGCGCTCGATGCCGCCTATGGCAGCCGGCCCGAGAGCCATGACTGGTTGATCCTGCCCGAGGTCTTCGAGCTCGCGTGCGAACTGCCCGCGCTGGTGGATACGGCACCGGCGTTGCTGTTCGGCGCGCAGCGCCTGCTGGGACGCTTGCGCGCCTGGTTGCAGGCGCGGCACCGCGGCGTGCTCGCGCTGGAGCTGGCCTGGTCGTTCGATGTGCGGCGCGTCAACGGCGTCGCCGTGCCGGCCGCGCAGCCATTGCTGATTCGCACGGCCGAGCCCACGCAGGACATGACGCACCTGGGCCGCCTCATGGCCGAGCAGCTGGCGCGCATCACCCTGCCGGCGCCGGTGCACAGCCTGCGGCTGCGCTCGCTGGAGACCGCCAGCCTGGTCATGGCCAGCGTCAGCCTGCTGCCAGCCGAGCGGACGCCAGGGGACAGCCTGCACCAGCTGGTGGAGCGCTTGAGTGCGCGACTGGGCTCGCAGCAGGTGGTCTGCCTGCAGCCGCTGGCCGACCACCGGCCCGAGCGGATGCAAGGCCGGGTTGCGGCGCAGGATGCTATTCAAAAACTAGCTGCTCGTGTAGTCTCGACAAGGGCTGCAGGCACAAATAACGTGCAAGAGGCGGCGCTGTACCCGACCTGGCTGCTGCGCGAGCCGCTGCGCCTGGCGCTGCAGGGCGAGCGCCCGCAACATCTGGGTCCGCTGCGTCTGCTGGCCGGCCCGCAACGGCTGGAGGCCGGCTGGTGGGGGCCTGGTGCCGAAAGCAGCACGGCCCTGCGCGACTACTTCATCGCGCAGAACGAGCAGGCCGGTCTGCTGTGGATTTACCGTGAGCGGCTGGCGGCGGAGCCGGCCGAAGTGCGCTGGTTCCTGCACGGCATTTACGCCTGA